GAAGTAGGAGGTGCATTCCATAGTCCATTAATGGAGCCTGCGAGGGAAGAACTGGAAACTGCCATTAGAAATACAATATTCCATACACCGGTGTGTCCTGTTTATCAGAATATAAATGCATTGCCAGAGACCGATCCCATTCAAATTCAAAATAATCTGATAGCCCAATTAACAGGTGCTGTAAGGTGGACGCAGATCGTTGAAAATATGCTTTCTAACGGGATTGAACGATTTGTTGAAGTAGGAGGGAATGGCAAAGTCTTATCCGGATTGGTAAAGAAAGTAAACAGAATGGCCTTAACAGAAGCTTTGTGAAATGGAGATTAAAGCCGGTAAATTGTTAATTGCTGAACCTTTTATGCTTGATCCTAATTTTAAAAGGACGGTAATACTGATTTGTGAACACCATAAGGAAGGTACAACAGGCTTTATTTTGAATAAACCTATTGTGATGAAAATGGAAGAGCTCATTTCAGATTTTCCGGAAACCAAAGCACCTGTACATATAGGTGGTCCGGTAGCCACGGACACTATACATTATTTACATAATGTAGGTGATTTGCTGGATGACAGTGTGGAAATATGTAAAGGGGTATTCTGGGGAGGTGACTTCACCAAGTTGAAATTTTTAATGGAAAATGGATTGATAAATGATAACAATATCAAATTTTTTGTCGGCTACTCGGGTTGGACAGAAAATCAATTGTCCGAAGAACTTGAAGAAGGTTCGTGGGTAATGAGTGATATGGATTCCAATTATTTATTCCGTACAAAACCTTTTGTGCTTTGGCAGACTGTTTTGCACAACAAAGGAGACGCTTTTACCGTCATTGCACAAATGCCTGATTCAGTCAGTCTAAATTAAACAAAAATAGTATGTATTACCTTAGAGATATATCCCTCAAATACGGGGAACGGATTCTGCTTGACAATATCAGCTTTATGATTAGTCCCAAAGAACGAATAGGTCTCATAGGTAGAAATGGAGCAGGTAAATCAACCTTGCTGAAAATCATCGCAGGAGAATCTTCATCAGATACCGGTAACCTTGAATTTCCTTCCAGAACGACTGTTGGATATCTCAGACAGGAGTTTGAATTGAATGAAACAAGGACTGTTTTGGATGAAACAATGAGTTGTCATGCTGAGGCGTTGGCACTTCAAAAAAAACTTGATGATTTAAACGTACAGTTGACAGTAAGAGAAGACTATGAAAGCGACTCGTATAGCAAACTTCTTGAGGAGCTTGCAGCACTGACAGGTCAACTGGAGCATTTTGATATTTCAGCATTGGAAGTAGAGACCATCAAAATTCTGAAAGGATTGGGCTTTTCAGATAAAGATCATGAAAAATTGGTTGCTGAATTAAGCGGAGGATGGAAAATGCGAATTGAACTTGCAAAACTTTTACTCAGAAAACCTGATCTTTTGCTTTTGGATGAGCCCACAAATCACCTGGACATAGAATCTATCATCTGGTTGGAAAATTATCTGACTGAATATTCTGCTACTGTAATAGTGATATCGCATGATATTCAATTTCTGGAAAATGTCTGTAACAGGATTATTGAAGTGGAATTGGGTGGAATTATTGATTATAAACTCAAATACAGCAAGTTTCTGGATGAAAAGGAAAAACAAAAAACAATAAAACAATCTGCTTATGAAAATCAACAAAAAGATATAGCACAGAAAGAAAAGACCATTAGCAGGTTTATGGCAAAAGCTACAAAAACCAAAATGGCACAAAGTATGCAGAAACAACTTGAAAAAGTCGAAAGGATAGAAGTGCCGTTGGAATCTTCCAAAGCCATGCAGATCAGATTTGCAGAAGTGCCCAGGTCCGGAAGAGATGTCATAAAGACAATTGATGTAACCAAGTCATTTGATGATAAGTTGGTATTTAGTAATATTAATATTACCATAGAAAGAGGAGACAGAGTGGCATTTGTAGGACAGAATGGTCAGGGAAAAACGACTATGGCAAAAATTATTGCCGGGTTACTTCCTGCTACTTCCGGTAAAGTAGAAGAAGGATCCAATATGCATTTGTCCTATTATGCTCAGAATCAATCAGAACTCCTCGACCTGAAAAGTACAGTGATGGAAGTCATGGAAGACAAAGCACCGGAAGAGATGCGTTCCAGAGTACGAAATATTCTGGGCTCATTCCTGTTTTCGGGGGATGATGTTGAAAAGAAAGTATCCGTATTATCGGGAGGTGAAAGAGCGAGATTGGCTATGGCATCCCTGATTATGAAGCCATGTAATTTTTTAATTCTGGATGAGCCGACCAACCATTTGGATATATATTCAAAAGATATTCTCAAGTCAGCTCTGAAGGATTATAAAGGTACTTTACTTGTCATTTCACACGACAGGGAGTTTCTTTCGGGTCTTACTAATAAAGTTATAGAGTTTAAAGATGGAAAAGTAAGTGAGTTCCTGGGTGATATCGAGTATTTCTTATCAAAAAAGAAATTAGATAATATGCGGGATGTAGAAATGCAGAAATCTGCTGTTTCAAACACAGCTCAAGGTGCTTTCTTGCCAAAACATGAAACAGATGATATTCGAAAAATTAAAAGACAAATTCAATACATAGAAAGAGACATTGAGAAACTCGAAGGGGAAATGAAATTGTTGGAAATCAAACTTTCAGACCCCAATTTTTATAATAGTCCTGAATTCACAACCGTTAATAAAAACTACAGCAATCTGGAAAATAAATTAACTGATAAAATGCTGGAATGGGAAAACTTGTCATTTGAACTGGAAGGAATCTCATGAGTTGTTAAAATATAACACATAACATTATCCCTGTTGAAGTCTGAATCACTTGTATCATCAGGATTTTTTGCCAAAGATAGATGCAATAGATTTACCAATATCTCCCAGTTTTTCTAATGGTTCCAGAACTGTTGGATTTCGAAGTTCGGAGATATTTCCTTCTCCTACACCCGATTGCATTGGATAGACTATGATATAATTTGTAGTTTGGAAATATTTGTTCAGATATGCAGGGACCTTATGCATATTGGAATCATAAGAAGGTCTGTCTTTTCGGCTCATAATAACGATGAGATTATCATTTACTTTTATATCCCGTGATAAAATCAGAAAATCATCCCAGTCTCCAAATTCTATAAAGCTGGATTCTACCGGATGCCTGTGATGTAATTCACGAATATAATTAATGGTTTGATCTGTTCCATAAAACACAAGTTTGGCCCCGGTATTTTTAGCGATATTCCATATTTTTATCAACCAGAATGGAAATCCGATTTCTTTTTCAGCCCTTGCAGGAACCAGCACTAAATGCCTTTTAATAGTACTTAATGGTTGCACTGGTTTATAAATCAATGTGGTTGTATTACATTTATTCAAAATTCCTTCTGTTAAATTTCCGAAAAATGAACTTGAAATACCTTTTTGACTATCCAACCCTAAAATAATATCCGTTATTTTATTTTCTTTTACTACGTTGGTAATGCCATTGACTACGTTTAAATCGTACCTGACTAAATCATGTAACAGAAAGTCGGCAGCTGATGCGGTTACAACAGCCTTTCCCAGGATGTTTTTTGCTCTCTTATCTATGCCGTTTGAATCATTATCAGTATCTATAACATTTAGGGCATACAATCCCGATTTGTTGTTTTTTGATTTAATTATTAGACAAAGATTGACTAATTCTTCAGTTGTTTCGATATTATTGGTGGCAATTAAGATTTTTTCATCATTGTTTACATCTGAGTTATTTGTATCTGTACTCTCAGCTAATGCAATATTCTGAGCTCCTTTTTGTGCCACAAAAGATGCTATCGTGCATGTAATCAGAATCATAAGAATGGTTCCGTTTAATACCGCTTCATTTAAAAGTCTGATTGGCTCACCATTTATATCCGAACCTAACACAATATTATACCCAACCAAAACGGCTGCAAGTGTTGCCGCCGCCTGAGCATTACTTAATCCAAATATCAACCTTCTTTGATCCGCTGAAAATCTGAACGTCTTCTGTGTTAACCAGGCAGCAATAAACTTTGCAACAGTGGCTGTAACAGTCATAGCAATTGCTACATTGATGGTTTCAAAATCTTTAAAAAAGGCTCTGAAATCAACCAGCATACCTACTCCGATCAGAAAGAAAGGTATAAAAAGTGCATTACCCACAAACTCTATCCTGTTCATAAGAGGTGAAGTGTGCGGAATGAGCCTGTTAAGAGCTAATCCGGCAAGGAATGCACCTATAATAGCTTCAATACCGGCAGCTTCAGCAAGAAACGCCCCCAGAAATACCATCGCTAATACAAAAATATACTGTGAAATATTATCATCAAAACGCTTAAAGAACCACCTGCCAATAATTGGAAAAAGTAACATAACGATAGCACCAAAGATAATCACCGATGTACCTAATGTTATCCAGAATTCATTTCCGGCTCCCCCGGTTGACATCCCCACAATAGCTGCCAGCACCAATAGTGCAAGTGTATCTGTTATCATTGTTCCTCCGATCGTTACATTCACCGCAAGATTTTTCGCAACTCCAAGTTTACTGACTATCGGATAGGCTATCAATGTATGTGAAGCGAACATGCTGGCAAGTAAAACGGATGTAGGTATTGAAAAATTCAAATAATAGATTCCCAAAATTGTACCTAATATCATAGGTATTGCAAAAGTGTATAAACCAAAAACAATGCTCTTGCCGCTATTTTTCTTGAATTCTGCAATGTCTATCTCCAGACCTGCCAAAAACATTATATATAATAATCCTACCGTGCCAAATAAAATAATACTGCTGTCCCGTAACATTAATGAAAAACCATTGGGGCCTATAATGGCTCCGGCTATAATCAAACCAATGAGGTGCGGGATTTTAAACTTGTTCAGTAATATCGGCGCAAAAAGGATAATAAACAGTATCAACGAAAAAATCAGTACAGGATTCTTCAGCGGCAAAGTCAGTTCAAAAATACTTAATAACACCATAGACAATCTTTAAAAGAAACACGTTATTCAATATTAATCTTAATACCTATTAAATCCTAAAATATTCCAAACGGTGTTAGCGACGATTTTGTTTTAAGATATTCGAATGCAAGATTACAATTAAATTTTTATATTTAAACGTATTCGGTAGTTCGGCTCTAAGACGGGCTACCGATATTTACGCTGGTGTTACAAAAAACCGATACGGTGTCTTTAAGCCATCGCATCGTATTCGGAATTTCGGCTCAAAGACGGACTACCGCCATTTGACTTGGTTTATTAAGGTTGAGATTCTGTAGTTCCTACTACTATGTTTTTACCTAGAAACAGAGCATTATTAAACATGAGATGCCCACCTATCCAATATCCTCTGAATAATGGATTGTCCTGAAATCCAATTATTTTGCCTGAGCCACTACTATGTACAGTTACAGAAGAAGAGCCTGAGATAATGGATTCTAATTTTTTGGGTATATAACCTGATACCAAATAATCTGATTTATAGACGGCCGGGCTGGCATATCTGTTTTGGGTCGTTTCATAAAACTTTGTCCCGCTTCTTAGAAAACTTAATTCATCCCTGTGATATCCGTAAAACAATGGATGAGATCTGTCTATTCCGGCTTTTACAATGGTTCCGCCCAGCACTTTAGCACGGTTTTCTGTTTCATAGTCTTGGTAAAAACCGGCTGTTTCATTTTTACTATTGATGTCTTTCAATTTTTTTTCGCTAAGTTGGATTATTTTATTGCTTACAGCCCAGGATACCGATCTGCCAATTAATATCAACGTATTACCTCCTCGTATCCAATCTTTTATTTTGGTTACTTCCTGTTCATTGAATGAATAATTAGTCGCATCTGGCAGAATTAAAGTGTTATATCTGTTCAGATTAATGGAACGGAATCTGCTATTTTCAATCATAGTAATAGGCATGTCAAGATGGATATCTGCATGATGCCATATTTCTCCTGCGGATTGTGGTGAAATCCCCTGACCTACAATCATTGCAGCCAGAGGCTTTTCAAGATTCACCACTTTAGGGTGGCCCAAGGATATATCATTGGTGCCATTACCTGTATCAAGTGCATATATATTCAAAAGCAATTCATTTGCTGATTTTTCTAGTAATGACCTTATCTCCTCGGCCTCAAAAATCTGATTTGAAGAAGGAATGATGATTGTGCCCGGGATAAATGATCTCATTTTGCCAAAAGAAATAAGACTGGAATTTTCAAGAATTGAAAGTGTTTTTATTCCAGCTTGTTGTAATCTGTAAAGCACCTTGTGGGCATTCATTTGATCTGTTTCAATTGCCCATGCAAAAACATTTTTATTATCATTGATGATTTTACCTTGTACGGGTTGAAGATATGAAATTTTATTTTTTATTTGGACTGAAGCATCACTATGTCCACTATACTGGAGGTTGTACGCAGCAGCAACGGTCCAGCCTGATACATCATAAAAAGAACTATCCTGAAACTCAGTGACAGATTCAAACATAGTTGATGCCAATATTGGCTGTTTTTGGGCAAGGGGCACTATATAACTTTTGTTTTTTTGATAGTTTTTGCCATTAATTTGGATATCTTTTTCCACTCCATATACTTCGATCTGATGCTCTAAGAGTAAATTTGTAAATTGTCTAAGCTTTTCCTGATCTTCATCTGTATAAACGTAAGATTTGTAAGGGGACTTACTTACGATTTCCATAGCCAATTTAGGAAATTCTTTTTTGTATTCTAAAAGTATATTTTTCATTTTTAGAATTGCCCTGTGTGTTGATAAAGAAGTTACGATCTGATTTCTGATAGTAAATGGAAAAGACAGCAGTCCATTGACACTTTCCTGTAAATGACCTCGTGAACTCGCCTGTTCAAAAAGTATTCCGATACATCCCTGTGCATCCGGATAGGTAGAGCCTTTACCATAATAAAAATCATCAAAACTGGCTTTCGTATAGTACCGGGAACCAATTGAATCCAAAGCTGCGGCGTGAAACTTTCCAATATCTTCCGTCAGATCCTGATTCAGTTTGGGTGTATTCGGGTTAGTTCCGGATGGTATCCCGGGCTGAAAAAAGAATGTCGAATTAGTTCCCATTTCATGATGATCCGTCAATACATTCGGACGCCAATCCTGAAACAATTTTATTCTACCTCTGCTTTCAGGTTGCGTTAATAAAAGCCAATCCCTGTTCATATCAAACCAATAATGATTATATCTCCCGCCCGGCCAGATTTCATTAAATTCTCGACTTGCCGGGTCAGTGACTAAGGTTTTTCCCTTATGACTATTTACCCAGGTTGCAAATCTCTGTGTGCCATCTGGATTGAGACATGGATCAAAAAGGATAAAAATATTGTCAATTGTCTCTGTTACTTCCTTACTTTGACCGGCAGCAAGATAATAAGCTACCAGTAATGCGGCATTGTTTCCACTTGGTTCATTTCCATGTATAGTATAACCCTGGTATAATATAGCAGGTAAATCTTTTAATTTAAATTCCGTGGGTGTTTTTCCATCAGCCAATTGATGATGAGCAAGTTTTATTTTTTCTTTGGACTTTAGGTTGGAAGGACTGCTTATCATTAAAACAAATAGTGGTCTGTTTTCATGAGATCGGGCATATTCTACATATTCAATTCTATCTGATTTTTCAGCTAATAATTTAAGATAGGCGGTTAATTGGTCATGATTAACGTGCCATTCACCTATCTGAAATCCAAAATAACTTTGAGGATCAGGAATGTTCTCGCTATAACTGATTTCAGGCAGAAAATAGTTGTTACTCAATTTTTGGGCACCACCTTCCAAGACGAAATAATTGATTAGCGTAACCATAAAAATTAATCTGTAAATGATATTTTTCATCTGTTGAAAGGGTTTTAATGATTAATGTATTTAGCTTTGCATATCTAAAGCGAAAGCAAATATGATGAATTTTCTAATTTATTTGATAATAGGAGTTTTTTTGGCATTACTTTTTCTAAACCTGTATTTTAGAATTAAGGTTTTTAAAGTGTATAAAGTTTTGATAGATAACAAAGTAGAGTTTAATAGCTCACATATTTTTAATAAAGAAAAAATGAACTCAGAAGTATTGTCCAAATATCCAAATCAAAAATCTGACATCCTTACTTTTGTAAGCCATATTCGGTTTTCACTTTCTATTGCTGCAATACTGGTGCTTTTAATTTCATTGATGGGTTATATACTTCATCAAATTAAATAGTCACAGAATATATCAAATTTAACCAGATGAAAATAGGGGTTTTTGGAGTAGGCCATTTGGGCAAGATACATATTAAGTGTTTATTGGAAACTGATTTTGAGATTTCCGGTTTTTTCGATCCTGACGATCGGGCTGCAGAATTTGTTATAAATGAATTTGGTATTAAAAGATTCGAATCGCCTGATGAGCTTATTTCAGTATCTGATTGTATCGACATAGTTTCACCTACTGTTTATCATTATGACCTTGCCAAAAAAGCAGCATTAGCAGGAAGGCACATCTTTATTGAAAAGCCTGTGACTGAGACACCGGAACAGGCTTTTGAGCTATGGCAGCTTGCAAAAGAAAAATCTGTAAGGATTCAGGTCGGGCATGTGGAAAGATACAATCCTGCATTTATTGCATTAAAATCAGAATTCTTAAAACCGGGATTTATAGAAGGACACCGACTGGCTGTATTCAATCCAAGAGGTACTGATGTCTCTGTTGTGTTGGATCTGATGATTCATGATCTGGACATGGTACTGAGCATTGTAAGGAGTGAGGTGGTTAATATACATGCGAATGGGGTTTGTGTTGTAAGTACCACTCCCGATATTTGTAATGCCAGAATTGAATTCAAAAACGGTTGTATTGTCAATCTGACCGCCAGTAGAATCAGTATGAAAAATATGCGTAAATTGCGGTTGTTTCAAAAGGATGCATACATCAGTATTGATTTTTTAGCAAAGGAAGCTCAAATCATTAAAATTGAAGATTTGCCTCTTGGAGAAGATTTTTCAGGCATGACCATACAAACAAACAGCGGAAATAAACGTATTATAATTGATACACCTGCCAAATTGAATAATAATGCCATCAAAGACGAGTTGCAGGATTTTCATGACTCGGTTATTTCAGGTGATCCAATATCAGTTGGGATAGAAGCCGGGTATAAAGCTTTAAAATTGGCATACGACATATTAAAGAAAATTGAAGAGACAAAATATGATGAATAAGTTTTTAGGAAAGTTTGGTGATATAGTGTTGATTTTCATAATGTTCACTGCTTTTAATGCATGTAGTCTGAACGATAATGATCAGCCAATGCCAGCCTTTATGCTAGTATCGGATCCTGTAGTCGAGACATTGATTAATCAGGGAGACGGAACGCATAAAATTACAGATGTTTGGGTTTTTCAGAATGGAAAAATTTCAGGAATATTTCCTTTACCGGCCAAAGTTCCCGTAAATGTAGTAAATGGGGGATCTGACATACTTATTTTTGCAGGTATCAGAAATAACGGAATCAATGGAAATCCGATATTTTACCCTTTTTATAAATCAATAGAAACCAGAGTAAATCCTGAAAATGGTGAAATTTTTTCTGTCCCTTTGAAATTCAGCTACAACAGCGATGCAGTCTATTCTCTTGCTGAAGGCTTCGAAACCGGCAATTCATTTACTTTTGACAGTGATCAGAATCCACAAACTAACCTGACTGTGACAGATGAAGATGCATCCACGGGGACAAAATCCGGTAAAGTTGTTCTGACACAACAATTCCCTAACATAGAGACTGCAACAAACCAAACATTTTTTAAAGTAAATAATAGGGGAGGAGCCAGTTATGTTGAACTGGATTATAAGGGAAATGCTGAAATAGCTGTGGGACTGATTAAATTTGAAGGACAAAGAGGTACTATCGCTTATAAAGTAATCATTCCACCTCGACTGAATTGGAATAAAATTTATATTGATTTAACGGAAGAGCTTTCTCTTACGGATTATGACAGTTACAAGATTGCAATAGGATTTAGCAAACCATCTTCTTTAACAGAAGCAACAGTGTTTATCGATAATGTAAAGCACATTCATTTCTGAAATGATAGAACAGAGAAAGCTTGAATTGATATTGTACCGGTTGAGCGATTTTCTGGCAGCCATGCTGGCCTGGTTTCTTTTTTTTCTTTACAGGAAAAACATAGAAACACCCGAAATTGAGTTATCTGTAATATTGAAAGACCAAAAACTTTGGCAAGGTCTGATTTTGATCCCTGTCGTTTGGATGATATTAT
The genomic region above belongs to Saprospiraceae bacterium and contains:
- a CDS encoding YqgE/AlgH family protein, with protein sequence MEIKAGKLLIAEPFMLDPNFKRTVILICEHHKEGTTGFILNKPIVMKMEELISDFPETKAPVHIGGPVATDTIHYLHNVGDLLDDSVEICKGVFWGGDFTKLKFLMENGLINDNNIKFFVGYSGWTENQLSEELEEGSWVMSDMDSNYLFRTKPFVLWQTVLHNKGDAFTVIAQMPDSVSLN
- a CDS encoding ABC-F family ATP-binding cassette domain-containing protein: MYYLRDISLKYGERILLDNISFMISPKERIGLIGRNGAGKSTLLKIIAGESSSDTGNLEFPSRTTVGYLRQEFELNETRTVLDETMSCHAEALALQKKLDDLNVQLTVREDYESDSYSKLLEELAALTGQLEHFDISALEVETIKILKGLGFSDKDHEKLVAELSGGWKMRIELAKLLLRKPDLLLLDEPTNHLDIESIIWLENYLTEYSATVIVISHDIQFLENVCNRIIEVELGGIIDYKLKYSKFLDEKEKQKTIKQSAYENQQKDIAQKEKTISRFMAKATKTKMAQSMQKQLEKVERIEVPLESSKAMQIRFAEVPRSGRDVIKTIDVTKSFDDKLVFSNINITIERGDRVAFVGQNGQGKTTMAKIIAGLLPATSGKVEEGSNMHLSYYAQNQSELLDLKSTVMEVMEDKAPEEMRSRVRNILGSFLFSGDDVEKKVSVLSGGERARLAMASLIMKPCNFLILDEPTNHLDIYSKDILKSALKDYKGTLLVISHDREFLSGLTNKVIEFKDGKVSEFLGDIEYFLSKKKLDNMRDVEMQKSAVSNTAQGAFLPKHETDDIRKIKRQIQYIERDIEKLEGEMKLLEIKLSDPNFYNSPEFTTVNKNYSNLENKLTDKMLEWENLSFELEGIS
- a CDS encoding cation:proton antiporter, which encodes MVLLSIFELTLPLKNPVLIFSLILFIILFAPILLNKFKIPHLIGLIIAGAIIGPNGFSLMLRDSSIILFGTVGLLYIMFLAGLEIDIAEFKKNSGKSIVFGLYTFAIPMILGTILGIYYLNFSIPTSVLLASMFASHTLIAYPIVSKLGVAKNLAVNVTIGGTMITDTLALLVLAAIVGMSTGGAGNEFWITLGTSVIIFGAIVMLLFPIIGRWFFKRFDDNISQYIFVLAMVFLGAFLAEAAGIEAIIGAFLAGLALNRLIPHTSPLMNRIEFVGNALFIPFFLIGVGMLVDFRAFFKDFETINVAIAMTVTATVAKFIAAWLTQKTFRFSADQRRLIFGLSNAQAAATLAAVLVGYNIVLGSDINGEPIRLLNEAVLNGTILMILITCTIASFVAQKGAQNIALAESTDTNNSDVNNDEKILIATNNIETTEELVNLCLIIKSKNNKSGLYALNVIDTDNDSNGIDKRAKNILGKAVVTASAADFLLHDLVRYDLNVVNGITNVVKENKITDIILGLDSQKGISSSFFGNLTEGILNKCNTTTLIYKPVQPLSTIKRHLVLVPARAEKEIGFPFWLIKIWNIAKNTGAKLVFYGTDQTINYIRELHHRHPVESSFIEFGDWDDFLILSRDIKVNDNLIVIMSRKDRPSYDSNMHKVPAYLNKYFQTTNYIIVYPMQSGVGEGNISELRNPTVLEPLEKLGDIGKSIASIFGKKS
- a CDS encoding zinc carboxypeptidase; the encoded protein is MKNIIYRLIFMVTLINYFVLEGGAQKLSNNYFLPEISYSENIPDPQSYFGFQIGEWHVNHDQLTAYLKLLAEKSDRIEYVEYARSHENRPLFVLMISSPSNLKSKEKIKLAHHQLADGKTPTEFKLKDLPAILYQGYTIHGNEPSGNNAALLVAYYLAAGQSKEVTETIDNIFILFDPCLNPDGTQRFATWVNSHKGKTLVTDPASREFNEIWPGGRYNHYWFDMNRDWLLLTQPESRGRIKLFQDWRPNVLTDHHEMGTNSTFFFQPGIPSGTNPNTPKLNQDLTEDIGKFHAAALDSIGSRYYTKASFDDFYYGKGSTYPDAQGCIGILFEQASSRGHLQESVNGLLSFPFTIRNQIVTSLSTHRAILKMKNILLEYKKEFPKLAMEIVSKSPYKSYVYTDEDQEKLRQFTNLLLEHQIEVYGVEKDIQINGKNYQKNKSYIVPLAQKQPILASTMFESVTEFQDSSFYDVSGWTVAAAYNLQYSGHSDASVQIKNKISYLQPVQGKIINDNKNVFAWAIETDQMNAHKVLYRLQQAGIKTLSILENSSLISFGKMRSFIPGTIIIPSSNQIFEAEEIRSLLEKSANELLLNIYALDTGNGTNDISLGHPKVVNLEKPLAAMIVGQGISPQSAGEIWHHADIHLDMPITMIENSRFRSINLNRYNTLILPDATNYSFNEQEVTKIKDWIRGGNTLILIGRSVSWAVSNKIIQLSEKKLKDINSKNETAGFYQDYETENRAKVLGGTIVKAGIDRSHPLFYGYHRDELSFLRSGTKFYETTQNRYASPAVYKSDYLVSGYIPKKLESIISGSSSVTVHSSGSGKIIGFQDNPLFRGYWIGGHLMFNNALFLGKNIVVGTTESQP
- a CDS encoding Gfo/Idh/MocA family oxidoreductase, translating into MKIGVFGVGHLGKIHIKCLLETDFEISGFFDPDDRAAEFVINEFGIKRFESPDELISVSDCIDIVSPTVYHYDLAKKAALAGRHIFIEKPVTETPEQAFELWQLAKEKSVRIQVGHVERYNPAFIALKSEFLKPGFIEGHRLAVFNPRGTDVSVVLDLMIHDLDMVLSIVRSEVVNIHANGVCVVSTTPDICNARIEFKNGCIVNLTASRISMKNMRKLRLFQKDAYISIDFLAKEAQIIKIEDLPLGEDFSGMTIQTNSGNKRIIIDTPAKLNNNAIKDELQDFHDSVISGDPISVGIEAGYKALKLAYDILKKIEETKYDE